Proteins from a single region of Streptomyces glaucescens:
- a CDS encoding DoxX family protein yields MAHGIRPDTRAPSAGGGSWRDTAAHHALLPLRLFLGVTFVYAGLDKLTDSAFLRDGGAGSVGDMMRTVRDSSALPALVDLALESPVGFGYAIAFGELAVGIGTLLGLFARLAALGGALISLSLWLTVSWASDPYYYGNDLVYLMAWIPLLLAGAPYLSLDAALRARRRERAEDHR; encoded by the coding sequence ATGGCTCACGGTATCCGGCCGGACACCCGCGCCCCGTCCGCGGGCGGTGGCAGCTGGCGCGACACCGCCGCCCACCACGCGCTGCTCCCCCTGCGGCTCTTCCTCGGCGTCACCTTCGTCTACGCCGGTCTGGACAAACTGACCGACAGCGCCTTCCTGCGGGACGGCGGTGCCGGGTCGGTCGGCGACATGATGCGCACCGTGCGCGACTCCTCGGCGCTTCCGGCCCTGGTCGACCTCGCCCTGGAGAGCCCTGTCGGCTTCGGCTACGCCATCGCCTTCGGTGAACTCGCCGTCGGCATCGGCACCCTCCTCGGCCTCTTCGCCCGCCTCGCCGCCCTCGGCGGGGCGCTGATCTCCCTCAGCCTCTGGCTGACCGTGAGCTGGGCGTCCGACCCGTACTACTACGGCAACGACCTCGTCTACCTCATGGCGTGGATCCCCCTGCTCCTCGCCGGCGCCCCCTACCTCTCCCTGGACGCCGCCCTCCGCGCACGGCGGCGAGAGCGGGCGGAGGACCACCGGTAG
- a CDS encoding LuxR C-terminal-related transcriptional regulator, with product MSDPTEANGTVGAADPAGQGAGDRRVRVVLVDDHRMFRTGVQAEIGQTEQTGVEVVGEAADVDQAVTVITATRPEVVLLDVHLPGGGGVEVLRRCAPLMADAERPVRFLALSVSDAAEDVIGVIRGGARGYVTKTITGSDLIDSIFRVQEGDAVFSPRLAGFVLDAFASTDAPPVDEDLDRLTQREREVLRLIARGYAYKEIAKQLFISVKTVESHVSAVLRKLQLSNRHELTRWATARRLV from the coding sequence ATGAGTGACCCGACCGAGGCGAACGGGACAGTGGGAGCGGCGGACCCGGCCGGCCAGGGTGCCGGTGACCGGCGTGTGCGTGTCGTCCTCGTCGACGACCACCGGATGTTCCGCACGGGCGTGCAGGCCGAGATCGGCCAGACCGAGCAGACCGGCGTCGAGGTGGTCGGCGAGGCCGCCGACGTCGACCAGGCGGTCACCGTCATCACCGCGACCCGGCCCGAGGTCGTCCTGCTCGACGTCCACCTGCCCGGCGGCGGCGGTGTCGAAGTGCTGCGGCGCTGCGCCCCGCTGATGGCGGACGCCGAGCGGCCCGTCCGCTTCCTCGCCCTGTCGGTCTCGGACGCGGCGGAGGACGTGATCGGCGTCATCCGGGGCGGCGCGCGGGGTTATGTCACGAAGACGATCACCGGCTCGGACCTCATCGACTCGATCTTCCGGGTCCAGGAAGGGGACGCGGTCTTCTCCCCGCGGCTGGCCGGCTTCGTCCTCGACGCGTTCGCGTCGACCGACGCCCCGCCGGTCGACGAGGACCTCGACCGCCTCACCCAGCGCGAGCGCGAGGTGCTGCGGCTGATCGCCCGGGGGTACGCCTACAAGGAGATCGCCAAGCAGCTCTTCATCTCCGTGAAGACGGTCGAGTCCCATGTCTCCGCCGTCCTCAGGAAACTGCAGCTCTCCAACCGGCACGAGCTGACCAGATGGGCGACGGCACGGCGCCTGGTGTGA
- a CDS encoding GMC family oxidoreductase N-terminal domain-containing protein gives MPHDYDVIVVGSGFGGSVTALRLSEKGYRVGVLEAGRRFTRDTLPKNSWDLKNYLWAPKLGMYGIQRIHLLGNVMVLAGAGVGGGSLNYANTLYVPPKPFFDDPQWRHITDWQDELGPYYDQAKRMLGVRINPTMTPSDVHLKDAAQRMGVGDTFHLAPVAVFFGDGKDADGKAKARPGQEVADPYFGGAGPARRACAECGECMTGCRHGAKNTLNENYLHLAEKAGAVVHPMTTVVSVTEHPRGGYAVATLPTDNKKKGKGRVLTAEKVVLAAGTYGTQTLLHRMKAGGRLPRISDRLGMLTRTNSEALVGAQTTDRRYRRVSGGQKPDFTRGVAITSSIHPDENTHIEPVRYGRGSNAMGSLSIVQVPYAEGSSRVLAWLGHAVRHPVLVMRSLSNRRWSEKTIIGLVMQSLDNSLTTYLKPSGVGKGLLTTRQGHGAPNPKQIKAAAEGACALAASINGFAGSNVGELMGTPLTAHFLGGCPIGDSPETGVIDPYHRLYGHPGISVVDGAAVSANLGVNPSLTITAQAERAMSYWPNKGEADPRPEPGEAYRRLAPVEPRRPAVPAHAFGALRLPFLGIPAVPPKKEGVRVEPEALEALGAPGAPEPPVEPEPPMMQGV, from the coding sequence GTGCCACACGACTACGACGTCATCGTCGTCGGTTCCGGCTTCGGCGGATCCGTCACCGCCCTGCGCCTGAGCGAGAAGGGCTACCGGGTCGGCGTCCTGGAGGCCGGCCGCCGCTTCACCCGCGACACCCTGCCGAAGAACTCCTGGGACCTGAAGAACTACCTCTGGGCCCCGAAGCTCGGCATGTACGGCATCCAGCGCATCCATCTGCTCGGCAACGTCATGGTGCTGGCGGGCGCGGGCGTGGGCGGCGGCTCCCTGAACTACGCCAACACCCTCTACGTCCCGCCGAAGCCCTTCTTCGACGACCCCCAGTGGCGGCACATCACCGACTGGCAGGACGAGCTGGGCCCGTACTACGACCAGGCCAAGCGCATGCTGGGCGTACGGATCAACCCGACGATGACCCCCTCCGACGTCCACCTCAAGGACGCGGCGCAGCGCATGGGCGTCGGCGACACCTTCCACCTCGCGCCCGTCGCGGTGTTCTTCGGCGACGGCAAGGACGCCGACGGAAAGGCGAAGGCGCGGCCCGGCCAGGAGGTCGCCGACCCGTACTTCGGCGGCGCCGGGCCGGCCCGCAGGGCCTGCGCCGAGTGCGGCGAGTGCATGACCGGCTGCCGCCACGGCGCCAAGAACACCCTCAACGAGAACTACCTCCACCTCGCCGAGAAGGCGGGCGCGGTCGTCCACCCCATGACGACGGTCGTGTCCGTCACCGAGCACCCCCGGGGCGGCTACGCGGTCGCCACCCTGCCCACCGACAACAAGAAGAAGGGCAAGGGCCGCGTCCTCACGGCCGAGAAGGTGGTCCTCGCCGCCGGCACCTACGGCACCCAGACCCTGCTGCACCGGATGAAGGCCGGCGGCCGGCTGCCCCGCATCTCGGACCGGCTCGGCATGCTCACCCGCACCAACTCCGAGGCCCTGGTCGGCGCCCAGACCACCGACCGGCGCTACCGCCGGGTCAGCGGCGGGCAGAAACCCGACTTCACCCGCGGCGTCGCCATCACGTCCTCCATCCACCCGGACGAGAACACCCACATCGAGCCGGTGCGCTACGGCAGGGGCTCCAACGCGATGGGCAGCCTGTCGATCGTCCAGGTCCCCTACGCCGAGGGTTCCTCCCGCGTCCTGGCCTGGCTCGGCCACGCGGTCCGCCATCCCGTGCTGGTCATGCGGTCGCTGTCCAACCGCCGCTGGTCGGAGAAGACGATCATCGGTCTGGTGATGCAGTCGCTGGACAACTCCCTGACGACGTATCTGAAACCGTCCGGCGTGGGCAAGGGGCTGCTCACCACCCGGCAGGGGCACGGCGCCCCCAACCCGAAGCAGATCAAGGCCGCCGCGGAGGGCGCCTGCGCACTGGCCGCCTCCATCAACGGCTTCGCCGGGTCGAACGTCGGCGAGCTGATGGGCACCCCGCTCACCGCGCACTTCCTCGGCGGCTGCCCGATCGGCGACTCCCCCGAGACCGGGGTCATCGATCCGTACCACCGCCTCTACGGCCACCCCGGCATCTCGGTCGTCGACGGCGCCGCCGTCTCCGCCAACCTGGGCGTCAACCCGTCGCTGACGATCACCGCCCAGGCCGAGCGCGCGATGTCGTACTGGCCGAACAAGGGCGAGGCCGACCCGCGGCCGGAGCCGGGGGAGGCGTACCGGCGGCTGGCACCGGTGGAGCCGAGGCGGCCGGCTGTTCCCGCGCACGCGTTCGGCGCCCTGCGGCTGCCCTTCCTCGGCATTCCCGCGGTGCCGCCGAAGAAGGAGGGCGTACGGGTCGAGCCGGAAGCCCTGGAGGCGCTGGGGGCGCCGGGGGCGCCCGAGCCGCCGGTGGAGCCCGAGCCGCCGATGATGCAGGGGGTCTGA
- a CDS encoding C40 family peptidase, producing MASHRKSRPSPRVAGIRTPALATAALTSVALLSQTAEAAPSADHKPSLEEVEKKVDDLYRQAESATEKYNAAKERTTRQRKRVDTLLDDVARRAQKLNEAREELGSYAAAQYRTGVAAPDTTTLLLADSPQDYFDRTHLMDRLTSRQKGAVDDWFAQQSETMEKRRQAQESLETLTEAQTELRAAKATVQKKLATARELLSRLTAEEKARLAAIEKRKQEEAERRAAELARQQAEAEAEEQRRQQEEAAAAGRGAAQEEAGGGTPASPDGTGETSATTGSGYDAKAEKALAFARAQIGKPYVWGATGPGSYDCSGLTQAAWKAAGVTLPRTTYDQVTSGTTVSLAAARPGDLVFFYDDVTHVGLYIGNGMMIHAPKPGAYVREESVYYDGESSIHSVVRPA from the coding sequence TTGGCGTCGCACCGCAAGTCGCGTCCCAGCCCGCGCGTGGCCGGCATACGCACCCCCGCCCTCGCCACCGCGGCCCTCACCTCCGTGGCCCTGCTCTCGCAGACCGCCGAGGCCGCTCCCTCGGCCGACCACAAGCCGAGCCTGGAGGAGGTCGAGAAGAAGGTCGACGATCTCTACCGCCAGGCCGAGTCGGCGACCGAGAAGTACAACGCGGCCAAGGAGCGGACCACCAGGCAGCGCAAGCGCGTCGACACCCTCCTCGACGACGTCGCCAGGCGCGCCCAGAAGCTCAACGAGGCGCGCGAGGAGCTGGGGTCGTACGCCGCCGCCCAGTACCGCACCGGTGTCGCCGCCCCCGACACCACCACCCTGCTGCTCGCGGACTCCCCGCAGGACTACTTCGACCGCACCCACCTCATGGACCGGCTCACCAGCCGCCAGAAGGGCGCCGTCGACGACTGGTTCGCCCAGCAGTCCGAGACGATGGAGAAGCGCCGGCAGGCCCAGGAGAGCCTAGAGACGCTCACCGAGGCGCAGACCGAACTGCGGGCGGCCAAGGCGACCGTGCAGAAGAAGCTCGCCACCGCGCGGGAGCTGCTGTCCCGGCTGACCGCCGAGGAGAAGGCACGGCTCGCGGCGATCGAGAAGCGCAAGCAGGAGGAGGCGGAGCGCCGGGCCGCGGAACTGGCCCGGCAGCAGGCCGAAGCCGAGGCCGAGGAGCAGCGCCGGCAGCAGGAGGAAGCCGCGGCGGCCGGCCGGGGGGCCGCGCAGGAGGAGGCCGGCGGCGGCACGCCGGCCTCGCCGGACGGCACCGGCGAGACGTCGGCCACGACCGGCTCCGGGTACGACGCCAAGGCCGAGAAGGCGCTCGCCTTCGCCCGCGCCCAGATCGGCAAGCCCTACGTGTGGGGCGCCACCGGCCCCGGCTCCTACGACTGCTCCGGTCTCACCCAGGCGGCCTGGAAGGCCGCCGGCGTCACCCTCCCGCGCACCACCTACGACCAGGTGACGAGCGGCACCACGGTCTCCCTCGCCGCCGCCCGGCCCGGCGACCTGGTCTTCTTCTACGACGACGTCACCCACGTCGGCCTCTACATCGGCAACGGGATGATGATCCACGCGCCGAAGCCGGGGGCGTACGTCCGCGAGGAGTCGGTCTACTACGACGGCGAGTCGTCGATCCACAGCGTGGTGCGCCCGGCCTGA
- the guaA gene encoding glutamine-hydrolyzing GMP synthase has protein sequence MSSATPAAAAPDTVLVVDFGAQYAQLIARRVREARVYSEIVPSTMPVDEILAKNPAAIILSGGPSSVYEEGAPRLDRQIFESGVPVFGMCYGFQLMAQTLGGTVDNTGAREYGRTGLHVSRSSSTLFEGTPEEQAVWMSHGDACSAAPDGFTVTASTDVVPVAAFENDEKKLYGVQYHPEVMHSTHGQQVLEHFLYRGAGLKPNWTTGNVIEEQVEAIRELVGDKRAICGLSGGVDSAVAAALVQKAIGSQLTCVYVDHGLMRKGETEQVEKDFVAATGVQLKVVDAEERFLKALAGVTDPEEKRKIIGREFIRVFEQAQAEIIADEGPAVEFLVQGTLYPDVVESGGGTGAANIKSHHNVGGLPEDLEFKLIEPLRKLFKDEVRMVGQELGLPEEIVQRQPFPGPGLGIRIVGEVTKERLDLLREADAIAREELTAAGLDRDIWQCPVVLLADVRSVGVQGDGRTYGHPIVLRPVSSEDAMTADWSRLPYDVLAKISTRITNEVRDVNRVVLDVTSKPPGTIEWE, from the coding sequence GTGTCATCAGCGACTCCCGCTGCCGCCGCCCCCGACACCGTTCTGGTCGTCGACTTCGGTGCGCAGTACGCCCAGCTCATCGCCCGTCGAGTCCGCGAGGCCCGGGTCTACAGCGAGATCGTCCCGAGCACCATGCCCGTCGACGAGATCCTCGCCAAGAACCCGGCGGCGATCATCCTCTCCGGCGGCCCGTCGTCGGTGTACGAGGAGGGCGCTCCGCGGCTCGACCGTCAGATCTTCGAGTCCGGTGTCCCCGTCTTCGGAATGTGCTACGGCTTCCAGCTGATGGCGCAGACCCTCGGCGGCACCGTCGACAACACCGGCGCCCGTGAGTACGGCCGCACCGGCCTGCACGTCTCCCGCTCGTCCTCCACCCTCTTCGAGGGCACCCCGGAGGAGCAGGCGGTGTGGATGTCGCACGGTGACGCCTGCTCCGCCGCCCCCGACGGCTTCACCGTCACGGCCTCCACGGACGTCGTCCCGGTCGCCGCCTTCGAGAACGACGAGAAGAAGCTCTACGGCGTCCAGTACCACCCCGAGGTCATGCACTCCACGCACGGCCAGCAGGTGCTGGAGCACTTCCTGTACCGCGGCGCCGGCCTGAAGCCGAACTGGACGACCGGCAACGTCATCGAGGAGCAGGTCGAGGCGATCCGCGAGCTGGTCGGCGACAAGCGCGCGATCTGCGGCCTGTCCGGCGGCGTCGACTCCGCGGTGGCCGCCGCCCTGGTCCAGAAGGCCATCGGTTCCCAGCTGACCTGCGTCTACGTCGACCACGGCCTGATGCGCAAGGGCGAGACCGAGCAGGTCGAGAAGGACTTCGTCGCCGCGACCGGCGTCCAGCTGAAGGTCGTCGACGCCGAGGAGCGGTTCCTGAAGGCTCTCGCCGGGGTCACCGACCCCGAGGAGAAGCGCAAGATCATCGGCCGTGAGTTCATCCGCGTCTTCGAGCAGGCGCAGGCCGAGATCATCGCCGACGAGGGCCCGGCCGTCGAGTTCCTGGTCCAGGGCACCCTGTACCCGGACGTCGTCGAGTCCGGCGGCGGCACCGGCGCCGCCAACATCAAGTCCCACCACAACGTCGGCGGCCTGCCCGAGGACCTCGAGTTCAAGCTGATCGAGCCGCTGCGCAAGCTGTTCAAGGACGAGGTCCGGATGGTCGGCCAGGAACTGGGCCTGCCGGAGGAGATCGTCCAGCGCCAGCCCTTCCCGGGTCCCGGTCTCGGCATCCGGATCGTCGGCGAGGTCACCAAGGAGCGCCTGGACCTGCTGCGCGAGGCCGACGCCATCGCCCGCGAGGAACTGACGGCGGCCGGCCTGGACCGCGACATCTGGCAGTGCCCGGTGGTGCTGCTCGCGGACGTCCGCTCGGTCGGCGTCCAGGGCGACGGCCGCACCTACGGCCACCCGATCGTCCTGCGCCCGGTCTCCTCCGAGGACGCCATGACCGCCGACTGGTCGCGGCTGCCGTACGACGTCCTCGCGAAGATCTCCACCCGGATCACCAACGAGGTCCGGGACGTCAACCGGGTCGTCCTCGACGTCACCTCCAAGCCGCCGGGGACGATCGAGTGGGAGTGA
- a CDS encoding pyridoxamine 5'-phosphate oxidase family protein → MAGIENWGAFSRAEPGLAKTVEERFGAFTHHVLATLRRDGSPRTTGLEVRFLGGELWLGMMPNSLKALDLRRDPRFALQANPGEGTGMGGGDVRISGRAFEVTDPEAKAAYTKEVEPPEPFHLFRTELTEVTRTYVEDEEYLVLQVWKPGAPLRTIRRR, encoded by the coding sequence ATGGCAGGAATCGAGAACTGGGGAGCCTTCTCCCGCGCCGAGCCCGGACTCGCGAAGACCGTCGAGGAGCGCTTCGGCGCGTTCACCCACCACGTCCTCGCGACGCTCCGCAGGGACGGGTCGCCCCGGACCACGGGTCTGGAGGTGCGCTTCCTCGGCGGTGAGCTGTGGCTCGGCATGATGCCGAACTCGCTGAAGGCGCTGGACCTGCGCCGCGACCCGCGGTTCGCGCTCCAGGCGAACCCCGGCGAGGGCACCGGGATGGGCGGCGGTGACGTGCGGATCAGCGGGCGGGCGTTCGAGGTGACGGACCCGGAGGCGAAGGCCGCGTACACGAAAGAGGTGGAACCGCCGGAGCCGTTCCACCTCTTCCGCACCGAGCTGACGGAGGTCACGCGGACCTACGTGGAGGACGAGGAGTACCTCGTCCTCCAGGTCTGGAAGCCCGGCGCTCCCCTGCGCACGATCAGGCGCAGGTAG
- a CDS encoding C40 family peptidase, with protein MAAHRKPRHRSAGGRRARTAATIALAGAATATAFDGTGHAEPELTPAQVEAEVDELYQEAEAATEKYNGAREEAGAARRRLAALQDEAARKAERLNEERDALGTAAAAQYRGGGLSPALRLALSDDPDRYLEGVALAERADSRQAATVNRVRKRLREIEQLRGAARVELASLASRQAELARHRKAITGKLATARQLLSRLSGEERARLAAGGTATDTQRASRAAGRDGLAAPDSPVAAPGSRAASAVSYAYSKLGSPYVWGATGPDAFDCSGLVQAAYRSAGVALPRTTYAQIDAGRRVARSELLPGDLVFFYSGISHVGIYVGDGLMVHAPNPSAPVRVAPIDEMPFAGATRVV; from the coding sequence GTGGCAGCGCACCGCAAGCCCCGGCATCGCTCGGCCGGCGGCCGCCGAGCCCGTACCGCAGCCACCATCGCGCTCGCCGGCGCGGCGACCGCGACGGCCTTCGACGGCACCGGGCACGCCGAGCCGGAGCTGACACCGGCGCAGGTCGAGGCCGAGGTGGACGAGCTGTACCAGGAGGCCGAGGCGGCCACCGAGAAGTACAACGGCGCCCGGGAGGAGGCCGGTGCGGCCCGGCGCCGGCTGGCGGCCCTGCAGGACGAGGCGGCCCGGAAGGCGGAACGGCTCAACGAGGAGCGGGACGCACTCGGCACCGCCGCCGCCGCGCAGTACCGCGGCGGCGGCCTCTCCCCCGCCCTGCGACTGGCGCTCTCCGACGACCCCGACCGGTACCTCGAAGGGGTGGCGCTCGCCGAACGGGCGGACAGCCGGCAGGCGGCCACCGTGAACCGGGTCCGCAAGCGGCTGCGGGAGATCGAGCAGCTGCGGGGCGCCGCGCGTGTCGAACTGGCCTCCCTGGCCTCCCGTCAGGCGGAGCTCGCGCGGCACAGGAAGGCGATCACCGGCAAGCTGGCCACGGCCCGGCAGCTGCTGTCCCGGCTGAGCGGCGAGGAACGGGCGCGGCTCGCGGCCGGGGGCACGGCCACGGACACGCAGCGCGCCTCACGAGCCGCGGGCCGCGACGGCCTCGCCGCCCCGGACTCCCCGGTCGCGGCACCCGGCTCCCGTGCCGCGTCGGCCGTCTCCTACGCCTACTCCAAGCTCGGCAGCCCTTACGTCTGGGGTGCCACCGGGCCCGACGCCTTCGACTGCTCGGGCCTGGTCCAGGCGGCGTACCGTTCCGCGGGTGTCGCCCTGCCCCGGACGACCTACGCGCAGATCGACGCAGGCCGCCGTGTCGCCCGCTCCGAACTCCTCCCCGGAGACCTGGTGTTCTTCTACTCCGGCATCAGCCACGTCGGCATCTACGTGGGCGACGGGCTGATGGTGCACGCTCCCAACCCCTCCGCTCCCGTCCGGGTGGCGCCGATCGACGAGATGCCGTTCGCGGGGGCCACACGCGTGGTGTGA
- a CDS encoding ATP-binding protein gives MPGPARRVTIDGMPEAATAAAPLTEPRPPRKLYRSSDGRWLGGVARGLAGHLGLPVIWVRLVFAGLFMADGLGALLYAAFWFFVPLGVGGVDAERPPAFVAAETSSDGRRRLVARKPDKGQIVALLLMVVVAMVFVSSVNLGGGAKAYLLPAVLVGAGVALVWRQADNARRARWVEVGRRRRTLTLLRAGAGVLLVTAGVSGIFVLQGSAAHLGSVLQAALAVLVGITLLAGPYLVRMTQDLSEERLMRIRAQERAEVAAHVHDSVLHTLTLIQRNADNAGEVRRLARAQERDLRTWLYKPEGTGKDEEDEPSTLGEAVRRNAAEVEDKHGVPIEVVVVGDCPLDEGTGAQMQAAREAMVNAAKYGGEGGAVQVYAEVEGRTVFVSVRDRGPGFDLDSIPADRMGVRESIIGRMERYGGTARLRAVPGGGTEVELEMERAEKTS, from the coding sequence ATGCCCGGCCCCGCCCGCCGTGTGACCATCGATGGCATGCCGGAAGCCGCAACCGCAGCAGCGCCACTCACCGAACCGCGGCCGCCGCGCAAGCTCTACCGCAGCAGTGACGGACGCTGGCTCGGTGGCGTGGCGCGGGGGCTCGCCGGACATCTCGGGCTGCCCGTGATCTGGGTACGCCTGGTCTTCGCCGGCCTGTTCATGGCCGACGGACTCGGCGCGCTGCTGTACGCCGCGTTCTGGTTCTTCGTGCCGCTCGGCGTCGGCGGCGTCGACGCCGAGCGGCCGCCGGCCTTCGTCGCCGCCGAGACGTCGTCCGACGGCCGCCGCAGACTCGTCGCCCGCAAACCCGACAAGGGGCAGATCGTCGCGCTGCTCCTCATGGTCGTCGTCGCCATGGTCTTCGTCAGCAGCGTGAACCTGGGCGGCGGCGCCAAGGCCTACCTGCTGCCCGCCGTCCTGGTGGGCGCCGGTGTGGCCCTGGTGTGGCGCCAGGCGGACAACGCCCGCCGGGCCCGCTGGGTGGAGGTCGGCCGCCGTCGGCGCACGCTCACCCTGCTGCGCGCCGGGGCGGGAGTGCTGCTGGTCACGGCCGGTGTCTCCGGCATCTTCGTCCTGCAGGGATCCGCCGCCCACCTCGGCTCGGTGCTGCAGGCCGCCCTCGCCGTGCTCGTCGGCATCACCCTGCTCGCCGGCCCGTATCTGGTGCGGATGACCCAGGATCTCTCCGAGGAGCGCCTGATGCGCATCAGGGCCCAGGAGCGTGCCGAAGTCGCCGCCCATGTCCACGACTCGGTGCTGCACACCCTGACACTGATCCAGCGCAACGCGGACAACGCGGGCGAGGTGCGCCGTCTCGCCCGCGCCCAGGAGCGCGACCTGCGCACCTGGCTCTACAAACCGGAGGGCACCGGCAAGGACGAGGAGGACGAGCCCAGCACGCTCGGCGAGGCGGTGCGGCGCAACGCCGCCGAGGTCGAGGACAAGCACGGCGTCCCCATAGAGGTCGTGGTCGTCGGGGACTGCCCGCTCGACGAAGGGACCGGCGCGCAGATGCAGGCCGCGCGCGAGGCGATGGTGAACGCCGCCAAGTACGGTGGCGAGGGCGGCGCCGTCCAGGTCTACGCCGAAGTCGAGGGCAGAACGGTCTTCGTGTCCGTCCGCGACCGCGGCCCCGGCTTCGACCTCGACTCGATACCCGCCGACCGCATGGGTGTCAGAGAATCGATCATCGGGCGTATGGAGCGCTACGGCGGCACGGCCCGGCTGCGGGCGGTGCCCGGCGGCGGCACGGAGGTCGAGCTGGAGATGGAGAGGGCGGAGAAGACGTCATGA
- a CDS encoding chorismate mutase, which produces MTATAAERTGARTTEAADVITGARERIDTLDDRIIGLIQERMAVSAVIQQARIRSGGRRVNLSREMEVLGHYRDALGKPGTALAMTLLELCRGKI; this is translated from the coding sequence ATGACCGCGACCGCAGCGGAGAGGACCGGCGCGCGCACCACCGAGGCCGCCGACGTGATCACCGGCGCCCGTGAGCGCATCGACACCCTGGACGACCGGATCATCGGTCTGATCCAGGAACGGATGGCCGTCTCGGCCGTCATCCAGCAGGCGCGGATCCGCTCCGGCGGCCGGCGCGTGAACCTCTCCCGCGAGATGGAGGTGCTCGGCCACTACCGTGACGCCCTCGGCAAGCCGGGCACGGCGCTCGCCATGACGCTGCTGGAGCTGTGCCGGGGCAAGATCTGA
- a CDS encoding PspC domain-containing protein, translating into MTDHQHAADGGPDAGSASDPATTAPADAGAHAHERADTHGRTGARGRGDAAARLGTDGRTGTPDGPGRAGEAHVNGETPAHGAEAPAGTARRTTTTGTGTSGDTGPPGASGSRGPQTAAEQERTRPPEGLRSLRRDRRHKMVAGVCSGLGRQCDMDPVIFRITLAVLSATGGIGLIFYGFAWLFVPYDDEEENEVRKLLTGRVDGQALAAVLFALVGCGVFLSMLNNGSVLTFAVVLSLLLAGAGYWSQRRGAPDPDPLAAQAVADAPPEAQAPPAPVSYSWWRDPIVKDGTHVGGTGYLWGPGDSRDRDIALTVSLGLDEYPHGRETWGARRGSPPKPRGPRWIGGWVFLLALVAGGLGTGLTWDGHPLGTSLQSGLACALAVFGLGIAVSAFLGRTGAGSVFLAVVTAALLAGAAALPKDIGTQWTRTTWQPVAAADLRAAYHLGTGVGTLDLSRLDPAEGQRLTTSAEVSVGRLRVIVPPDVTVKADIDVGVGDIQLPGDRSQDVDVAPGKYQQVTLEPEAGTASAGTIDLDLRVGMGQVEVSRAAS; encoded by the coding sequence ATGACTGATCACCAGCACGCCGCGGACGGCGGGCCCGACGCGGGCTCCGCGTCCGACCCGGCGACCACGGCCCCCGCCGACGCGGGTGCGCACGCTCACGAGCGGGCGGACACGCACGGGCGGACGGGCGCGCGCGGTCGAGGGGACGCGGCGGCGCGGCTGGGCACGGACGGACGGACGGGCACACCCGACGGGCCGGGCCGGGCCGGAGAGGCGCATGTGAACGGGGAGACGCCGGCCCACGGGGCCGAGGCACCGGCCGGCACCGCACGGCGGACCACGACGACGGGGACCGGCACGTCCGGTGACACGGGACCACCGGGTGCCTCCGGCTCCCGCGGCCCGCAGACGGCCGCGGAGCAGGAGCGGACGCGGCCGCCCGAGGGGCTGCGGAGCCTCCGGCGGGACCGGCGGCACAAGATGGTCGCCGGCGTCTGCTCCGGGCTGGGCCGGCAGTGCGACATGGATCCGGTGATCTTCCGCATCACGCTCGCCGTGCTGTCGGCCACCGGCGGCATCGGCCTCATCTTCTACGGTTTCGCCTGGCTCTTCGTCCCGTACGACGACGAGGAGGAGAACGAGGTCCGCAAGCTGCTGACCGGCCGGGTGGACGGCCAGGCGCTGGCGGCCGTGCTGTTCGCGCTGGTGGGCTGCGGGGTCTTTCTGTCGATGCTGAACAACGGCAGCGTGCTGACCTTCGCCGTCGTCCTGTCCCTGCTCCTCGCGGGGGCGGGGTACTGGTCGCAGCGGCGGGGCGCTCCCGATCCGGATCCGCTCGCCGCGCAGGCCGTCGCCGACGCCCCGCCGGAGGCCCAGGCGCCGCCCGCGCCCGTCTCCTACTCCTGGTGGCGGGACCCCATCGTCAAGGACGGCACGCACGTCGGCGGCACCGGCTACCTGTGGGGCCCCGGCGACTCGCGCGACCGCGACATCGCGCTGACCGTGAGCCTCGGCCTCGACGAGTATCCGCACGGCCGCGAGACCTGGGGCGCCCGGCGCGGGAGTCCGCCCAAGCCGCGCGGTCCGCGCTGGATCGGCGGCTGGGTCTTCCTGCTGGCCCTGGTCGCGGGCGGCCTCGGCACCGGGCTCACCTGGGACGGGCATCCGCTGGGCACCAGTCTGCAGAGCGGACTGGCCTGCGCGCTCGCCGTGTTCGGCCTGGGCATCGCGGTCAGCGCGTTCCTCGGACGGACGGGGGCGGGTTCGGTGTTCCTCGCGGTCGTCACGGCGGCGCTGCTCGCCGGGGCGGCCGCGCTGCCCAAGGACATCGGAACGCAGTGGACCCGGACGACCTGGCAGCCGGTCGCCGCGGCGGACCTACGGGCGGCCTATCACCTCGGCACCGGGGTCGGCACCCTGGACCTGTCCCGGCTGGACCCGGCCGAGGGGCAGAGGCTGACCACGTCGGCCGAAGTGAGCGTGGGGCGGCTGCGGGTGATCGTCCCGCCGGACGTGACGGTGAAGGCGGACATCGATGTGGGCGTGGGCGACATCCAGTTGCCGGGCGACCGGTCGCAGGACGTGGACGTGGCGCCGGGCAAGTACCAGCAGGTGACGCTGGAGCCGGAGGCCGGCACGGCGAGCGCCGGCACGATCGACCTCGACCTGCGGGTCGGGATGGGACAGGTGGAGGTCAGCCGTGCTGCGTCATGA